From the genome of [Limnothrix rosea] IAM M-220, one region includes:
- a CDS encoding NAD-dependent epimerase/dehydratase family protein, whose product MTKKVFITGVSGCIGHYLAETFIRHTDYELYLFVRSPQKLQFDTNAREGIHVVQGDLMDIEAQADLLQTINVAILAATAWGGAQESFETNVVKTARLIDLLDPTICEQIIYFSTASLLGRDNEILTEARDLGTDYVRTKYECYQKLKTLKLAPKITVVFPTLVAGGAVDKPYSHLSGGLKEVIKWLGLAKFFSADGSFHFIHGEDIATVVRHLAQQPPIIRFDLPEGELDQNRLFVLGNEPLTVDEAIAQLCEHRGQKVYFKIPLSIGLAKVIIKVFRIQMAAWDRFCMDYRHFTYQKTYSPRSFGLESSCPKLTHVLTSAGIPRKS is encoded by the coding sequence ATGACAAAAAAGGTCTTTATCACTGGCGTTAGTGGCTGTATCGGGCATTATCTCGCTGAAACATTTATTCGGCACACGGATTATGAGCTTTACCTATTCGTGCGATCGCCCCAAAAACTCCAGTTTGATACCAATGCCAGAGAAGGCATTCACGTTGTCCAGGGGGATTTGATGGACATTGAAGCCCAAGCAGATCTACTGCAAACCATTAATGTGGCGATTTTAGCAGCAACGGCGTGGGGCGGTGCGCAGGAATCCTTCGAAACCAATGTGGTGAAAACAGCGCGACTGATTGATCTCCTTGACCCCACCATCTGCGAGCAAATTATTTATTTCTCAACGGCAAGCCTGCTAGGACGTGACAACGAAATTTTGACAGAAGCGCGGGATTTAGGCACTGACTATGTCCGCACAAAATATGAATGCTATCAAAAACTCAAAACCCTAAAGCTCGCCCCCAAAATTACGGTGGTTTTCCCGACATTAGTCGCCGGTGGTGCAGTCGATAAACCCTATTCCCACCTTTCTGGTGGCCTCAAGGAAGTCATTAAGTGGTTAGGTTTAGCAAAATTTTTTAGTGCTGACGGAAGCTTCCACTTTATTCACGGTGAGGATATTGCCACGGTGGTGCGTCATCTGGCTCAACAGCCGCCAATTATCCGGTTTGATCTGCCAGAAGGTGAGCTAGATCAAAATCGTTTATTTGTCCTCGGCAATGAACCGTTAACAGTAGACGAGGCGATCGCCCAACTATGCGAACATCGCGGCCAGAAAGTTTACTTTAAGATTCCCCTCTCCATTGGACTCGCCAAAGTCATTATTAAAGTTTTCCGCATTCAGATGGCCGCTTGGGATCGCTTTTGTATGGATTATCGCCACTTTACTTACCAAAAAACCTATAGTCCCCGCAGCTTCGGTTTAGAGTCTTCCTGCCCGAAGCTTACCCATGTGCTCACCAGCGCGGGAATCCCCCGTAAATCCTAA
- a CDS encoding low molecular weight protein-tyrosine-phosphatase, translated as MAYKLLFVCLGNICRSPSAENIMRHLIEEEDLADQIICDSAGTSSYHVGSAPDRRMQAAARKKGIKLLGQSRQFSRADFQDFDLILAMDNDNYRNILSLDRKGEYGDKVKMMCDYAENFRDTEVPDPYYGGDSGFDYVIDLLLDACDGLLTEVKKEL; from the coding sequence ATGGCCTACAAACTTTTGTTCGTCTGTCTCGGAAATATTTGTCGGTCTCCGTCGGCAGAAAATATTATGCGCCATTTAATTGAGGAAGAAGATTTAGCGGATCAAATTATTTGTGATTCGGCGGGTACATCCAGCTACCATGTCGGCTCTGCCCCGGATCGGCGGATGCAGGCAGCGGCACGGAAAAAAGGCATTAAACTTTTAGGTCAGTCGCGACAATTTAGCCGGGCAGATTTTCAAGATTTTGATCTGATTTTGGCGATGGACAATGACAACTACCGTAATATTTTGTCCCTAGACCGCAAGGGTGAGTACGGCGATAAGGTAAAAATGATGTGTGATTATGCCGAAAATTTCCGTGATACGGAAGTGCCGGATCCTTACTATGGCGGTGATTCGGGTTTTGATTATGTGATTGATTTGTTGCTGGATGCCTGTGATGGTCTTTTAACTGAAGTCAAAAAAGAATTATAA
- a CDS encoding M42 family metallopeptidase, translating into MKERFDGLFEQIETLVMHHSPSGMEGEIDRYLLNILTDLELEPWQDRAGNILVKIAGTNPDAGAIAITAHKDEIGAIVKEIQPQTGRVLIRALGGAYPWIYGEGVMDIIGDYQTIPAILSFGSRHVSHESPQKKLQTETPVQWQQAWLETKCSQKELDLAGVRAGSRVVVGKHRKAPFRLKDFIGSYTLDNKASIVILIELAKRLKNPPQDVYLVASAKEEVGALGALYFSQNTKVDALVALEICPLAREYAIASGDRPVLLHQDGYGIYDDGLNQEIIEAAASIRRPLQQAIIQGFGSDASIAMKFGHISRGACLSFPTENTHGYEITHLGAIAHCIDILEAYCNDADKLTT; encoded by the coding sequence ATGAAGGAGAGGTTTGATGGGTTATTTGAGCAGATCGAAACGTTAGTGATGCACCATTCTCCCAGTGGTATGGAGGGGGAAATTGATCGGTATTTGCTCAACATCTTGACTGATTTGGAGTTAGAGCCTTGGCAGGATCGAGCGGGGAATATTTTGGTCAAAATTGCCGGAACTAACCCTGATGCTGGGGCGATCGCCATTACTGCCCATAAAGATGAAATTGGGGCGATCGTTAAAGAAATTCAACCGCAAACGGGTCGGGTGTTAATTCGAGCGTTGGGTGGTGCTTATCCTTGGATCTACGGGGAAGGGGTCATGGACATCATTGGTGACTATCAAACTATTCCCGCAATTTTAAGCTTTGGGTCACGCCACGTTTCCCATGAGTCGCCTCAGAAAAAGCTCCAAACAGAAACTCCTGTGCAATGGCAACAAGCTTGGCTCGAAACCAAGTGTTCACAAAAAGAACTGGATCTTGCCGGGGTTCGAGCAGGTAGTCGAGTAGTGGTGGGCAAACATCGTAAAGCTCCTTTTCGTCTCAAGGATTTCATCGGTAGCTATACCCTCGACAATAAAGCATCCATCGTAATTCTCATTGAGCTGGCAAAACGCCTCAAAAATCCGCCCCAAGATGTTTATCTCGTTGCCTCTGCCAAGGAAGAAGTTGGTGCATTAGGGGCGCTCTACTTCAGTCAAAATACGAAAGTTGATGCGCTAGTTGCCCTCGAAATTTGTCCCCTCGCACGGGAATATGCGATCGCCTCGGGAGACAGACCCGTTCTCTTGCACCAAGATGGCTACGGTATTTACGATGATGGCCTAAACCAAGAAATTATTGAAGCCGCCGCCAGTATTCGCCGACCTTTACAGCAAGCAATTATTCAAGGTTTTGGTAGTGACGCATCCATCGCCATGAAATTTGGCCACATTAGTCGCGGCGCTTGCCTGAGTTTCCCCACCGAGAATACCCACGGCTATGAAATCACTCACCTAGGGGCGATCGCCCACTGCATCGATATCCTCGAAGCCTATTGCAATGATGCCGATAAATTAACGACTTAA
- a CDS encoding cytochrome P450, which produces MTSSPNELPLPPGKFGLPIIGETIEFFTDRNFQKKRLEQYGDVFKTNIFNSPTVVMVGAEANEVLFRNENKYVKATWPKSTRILLGSDSLATQEGGIHSSRRRIIFQAFQPRALESYIPTIEKITQRYLDKWEEKKEFPWYDELRKYTFDVASTLFIGKDGGAETPLANLFEEWVKGLFSIPLNLPWTTFGKAMKCRKQLLKELEIIIGDRLANQNSEPTDALDLLIQAKDDDGKSLSIDELKDQILLLLFAGHETLTSSLVSFGLLVGQHRDVFEKIRAEQETLGINGELDMATLQKMTYLDQVFKEVLRVVPPVGGGFREIIQTFEYKGYQIPKGWSVQYQIVQTHNDETLYPEHKLFDPDRFSPERMADKQKKFGFIPFGGGMRECIGKEFARLEAKILVSMLARNYDWELLPDQDLSMQVIPTPLPKDGLKIKFSRRKSPVTTN; this is translated from the coding sequence ATGACTTCCTCCCCCAACGAACTACCCTTACCCCCCGGAAAATTTGGTTTACCGATTATTGGTGAAACCATTGAGTTTTTTACAGATCGGAATTTCCAAAAGAAGCGTCTAGAGCAGTACGGCGATGTTTTTAAAACCAATATTTTCAATAGCCCCACAGTGGTGATGGTGGGTGCAGAAGCGAATGAAGTGCTGTTCCGCAACGAGAATAAATATGTAAAAGCTACTTGGCCGAAAAGTACCCGTATCCTCCTCGGTTCTGATTCCCTAGCAACCCAAGAAGGGGGCATTCACAGTTCCCGACGACGCATCATTTTTCAGGCATTCCAACCCCGTGCCCTTGAAAGTTATATTCCTACCATCGAGAAAATTACCCAACGTTACCTCGACAAGTGGGAAGAGAAAAAAGAATTTCCTTGGTATGACGAGCTGCGCAAATACACTTTTGACGTTGCCAGCACATTGTTTATCGGTAAAGACGGCGGTGCAGAAACGCCTTTGGCAAACTTGTTTGAGGAATGGGTAAAAGGTTTATTTTCAATTCCCCTCAATTTGCCTTGGACAACCTTTGGCAAAGCGATGAAATGTCGTAAACAGCTCCTCAAAGAACTGGAAATTATTATCGGCGATCGCCTCGCGAACCAAAATTCTGAACCTACGGATGCGCTAGATTTATTAATTCAAGCGAAGGATGATGACGGCAAATCTTTGTCTATTGATGAACTCAAAGATCAAATTCTTTTATTGCTATTCGCAGGGCATGAAACCCTAACCTCTTCATTGGTTTCTTTTGGTTTATTGGTGGGTCAGCATCGTGATGTCTTTGAAAAAATTCGTGCTGAACAAGAAACGCTAGGGATTAACGGCGAGTTGGATATGGCAACCCTCCAGAAAATGACCTATCTCGACCAAGTGTTTAAGGAAGTATTGCGGGTTGTGCCTCCGGTGGGCGGCGGTTTCCGGGAAATTATTCAAACCTTTGAGTATAAGGGCTATCAAATTCCCAAGGGTTGGTCTGTGCAATATCAAATTGTGCAAACTCACAATGACGAAACCCTTTACCCCGAACACAAGCTTTTTGACCCAGATCGTTTTTCGCCAGAGCGCATGGCAGATAAGCAAAAGAAATTTGGCTTTATTCCCTTCGGTGGCGGGATGCGGGAATGTATTGGTAAAGAGTTTGCCCGTTTGGAAGCGAAAATTTTAGTGTCGATGTTGGCACGAAATTACGATTGGGAATTGCTGCCCGACCAAGATTTATCGATGCAAGTGATTCCCACGCCTTTACCAAAAGATGGCTTGAAAATTAAATTCTCTCGTCGCAAAAGTCCCGTTACGACCAATTAA
- a CDS encoding SGNH/GDSL hydrolase family protein, translated as MFKRRRRYSSYGGSRRRKKKISPWTIVVAIPLALIGLEILARLGSRYFEKGEDQLSREAIAYSLKFVDEDRSEYQGLDNRGKLLATESISTGYELIGEQQTEFFTLNDQGFRDDEPLPLEKPQGEIRVFVLGNSAAFGRGVTDNEQTLSHRLEQLLQERVQRQQQNPGIYRPDVFPFFAPSREPLLEKPAKIKQGNYRVINVAVPGYSSGNELAQFALEILPYQPDVVIVLNGYEDLLLEAEAEATDIPKLNEFAKDPDRYFQQYIRDSFGSKIKKSALIRTIINLTSKKSNAQVGEVLSIRERNEQSLAAQLPSSEEAFNGRVARYRNNLKQLVSLCSSASIPLLVAIQPEITGRPEGQLDPTEQAVLNQLPEGYVEGVTTYYPRMVAAAQELEKAFPNNLKVLNFYQLNNKFPSPTFIDPIHFNGEAHGEMAQQIYTAIASIEKMQIIPENFYLD; from the coding sequence ATGTTTAAGCGTCGTCGGCGTTATTCGTCCTATGGTGGAAGCAGAAGACGAAAAAAGAAAATTTCTCCTTGGACGATTGTCGTCGCGATTCCCCTAGCCCTGATTGGTTTGGAGATTTTAGCCAGACTCGGTTCTCGCTATTTTGAGAAAGGCGAAGACCAGCTCTCCCGGGAGGCGATCGCCTACAGCCTCAAATTTGTAGACGAAGACCGTAGCGAATACCAAGGTCTCGACAATCGCGGCAAACTGCTCGCGACAGAATCTATCTCCACAGGCTACGAACTGATTGGCGAACAACAAACGGAATTTTTTACCCTCAACGACCAGGGTTTCCGCGATGACGAGCCACTCCCCCTAGAAAAACCCCAAGGTGAAATCCGTGTTTTTGTCCTCGGTAATTCTGCCGCCTTTGGTCGCGGTGTCACCGATAACGAACAAACCCTTTCCCATCGCCTCGAACAACTTTTACAGGAACGTGTCCAGCGGCAACAACAAAATCCCGGCATTTATCGCCCTGATGTTTTTCCCTTTTTTGCGCCTTCGCGAGAGCCTCTCCTAGAAAAGCCCGCAAAAATTAAGCAGGGAAATTACCGCGTTATTAATGTGGCAGTACCCGGCTATAGCTCTGGGAATGAGTTGGCGCAATTTGCCCTAGAAATTCTGCCCTACCAACCCGATGTGGTGATTGTGCTCAACGGCTACGAAGATTTGCTCCTCGAAGCTGAGGCTGAAGCTACCGATATTCCCAAACTTAACGAATTTGCCAAAGATCCAGATCGTTATTTCCAGCAATACATCCGCGATTCCTTTGGCAGCAAAATTAAAAAAAGTGCCCTCATTCGGACGATTATTAATCTAACGTCGAAAAAATCCAATGCTCAGGTGGGTGAGGTTCTGAGTATTCGTGAGCGCAATGAGCAATCCCTTGCGGCTCAACTGCCCAGCTCTGAAGAGGCCTTTAATGGTCGAGTGGCGCGCTACCGCAATAATCTCAAACAGTTAGTGAGTCTTTGTAGTTCTGCCAGCATTCCGCTGTTGGTGGCCATTCAACCGGAAATTACGGGTCGCCCTGAAGGGCAACTTGACCCGACGGAACAAGCGGTTTTAAATCAGTTGCCTGAAGGCTATGTGGAGGGTGTCACAACTTATTATCCCCGGATGGTGGCAGCGGCGCAGGAACTTGAAAAGGCATTTCCCAACAATCTTAAGGTGCTGAATTTTTATCAATTAAATAATAAATTCCCCTCGCCAACCTTCATTGACCCCATCCACTTTAATGGGGAAGCCCATGGGGAAATGGCACAACAGATCTATACGGCGATCGCCAGTATTGAGAAAATGCAGATTATCCCGGAGAATTTTTATCTCGATTAA
- a CDS encoding CAP domain-containing protein codes for MFKSPAALVLGLGIAFGSLNFSPQPLQAAILVAQAEWEYEVGDRLEINRNGQWRSGEVIGVTADNDMRLYRVLYLDVGFLEKDVPASRLRPSDFASQPQTQTADIDLDQPVYVERDGEWLRARILYGIISAGRPAFTVQYHGDRAIEENVPIFRIQNVDVTQTHNASSQAYDLSTQAGIDEMLAAHNYWRSQVGIAPLTWSDELADFAQDWAEELAAKQRMQHNPNNPDFGENLATGTNIFFSPEQVVNLWGNEVADYDYQTNRCAPGKMCGHYTQLVWEETTEVGCGMVRKDNGWEIWVCNYDPPGNYVGERPY; via the coding sequence ATGTTCAAATCTCCCGCTGCTCTAGTTTTAGGTCTTGGTATTGCTTTTGGTAGTCTGAATTTCAGCCCACAGCCGCTCCAAGCAGCAATACTGGTTGCCCAAGCTGAATGGGAATATGAAGTTGGCGATCGCCTAGAGATTAATCGCAACGGGCAGTGGCGATCGGGCGAAGTGATCGGGGTGACAGCGGATAACGATATGCGGCTATATCGGGTGCTTTACCTTGATGTGGGCTTTCTGGAGAAGGATGTTCCCGCAAGTCGATTACGACCTAGTGATTTTGCATCGCAGCCCCAAACTCAAACTGCCGATATCGATTTAGATCAGCCCGTTTACGTAGAGCGCGATGGTGAATGGCTCCGGGCAAGGATTCTCTACGGCATTATCAGTGCTGGTCGGCCAGCCTTTACGGTGCAGTACCACGGCGATCGCGCCATTGAAGAAAATGTGCCGATATTTCGCATTCAAAATGTCGATGTCACCCAAACGCATAACGCTTCGAGTCAGGCCTATGATTTATCAACTCAGGCGGGTATTGATGAGATGTTAGCGGCTCATAACTACTGGCGATCGCAGGTCGGCATTGCGCCCCTAACTTGGTCTGATGAATTGGCAGATTTCGCCCAGGATTGGGCTGAGGAGTTGGCGGCGAAACAAAGAATGCAACACAATCCCAATAATCCAGATTTTGGCGAAAATTTAGCTACTGGCACAAATATTTTCTTTTCCCCTGAACAGGTCGTAAATTTGTGGGGCAACGAAGTGGCAGACTACGACTATCAAACTAACCGTTGTGCTCCCGGAAAAATGTGCGGGCACTACACACAGCTCGTTTGGGAAGAAACTACGGAAGTCGGCTGCGGCATGGTGCGCAAAGATAATGGCTGGGAAATTTGGGTGTGCAATTACGATCCGCCCGGCAATTATGTGGGTGAGCGCCCCTATTAA
- a CDS encoding glutathione peroxidase, giving the protein MPLPTQSLTTLDGTPLAPETIENKVVLFVNVASQCGLTPQYSGLVALDKEYGDRGLVIIGVPCNQFGAQEPGSPDEIKDFTKSKYDVEFTLLEKQDVNGANRSPLYQFLVGEGDDIAWNFGKFLIGRNGEVIERFEPQTAPDDAALKAAIEKALG; this is encoded by the coding sequence ATGCCCTTACCCACCCAAAGCCTCACTACTTTAGATGGCACTCCCCTTGCGCCTGAGACAATCGAGAATAAGGTTGTTTTATTTGTAAATGTTGCAAGCCAGTGCGGTTTGACTCCCCAGTACAGCGGTCTTGTGGCACTCGATAAAGAGTATGGCGATCGCGGTCTTGTGATTATTGGTGTCCCCTGTAATCAGTTTGGCGCACAAGAACCGGGCAGCCCTGATGAAATTAAAGATTTCACCAAGAGCAAGTATGACGTTGAGTTTACGCTCCTCGAAAAGCAAGATGTCAATGGTGCAAACCGTAGCCCGCTTTATCAGTTCCTCGTTGGTGAAGGTGATGATATTGCTTGGAACTTTGGTAAGTTCCTCATTGGCCGCAATGGTGAAGTGATTGAGCGTTTTGAGCCCCAAACTGCTCCTGATGATGCAGCGCTAAAGGCTGCTATTGAAAAGGCACTTGGTTAA
- the chrA gene encoding chromate efflux transporter, which produces MVQWNRIQEVSQLFLRLGFTAFGGPVAHIAMMHDEIVKQRQWLTEQEFLDILGTTNLIPGPNSTEMAIHLSYKRAGWLGLLFGGLSFTAPAVGLILVCAWAYQNFGGSPQGEWLLYGVKPVAIALIAQALWKLGKKAIKGKFAVGLAVLNVVLSLVGLHELLLLVMSGGIGLLKKAGKNLFKSGSNQNKNLAIAPLPFLMPMNLATVSATTTTASLPWVFLTFLKVGAVMYGSGYVLLAFLRADLVERLGWLTDQQLLDAIAIGQITPGPLSSTATFIGFLLGGFGGAGVATLGMFLPSFLFVAALNPILPKLNKSQWFRAFLDGVNVGALSLMTVVTVFLAESSLVDPLTVGVAIAALFLLIQYKVNSLWLVLGGMAIGLLLPFLPI; this is translated from the coding sequence ATGGTGCAGTGGAACCGTATTCAGGAAGTCTCTCAGTTATTTTTACGTTTGGGTTTTACGGCCTTTGGGGGGCCGGTTGCCCATATTGCCATGATGCATGACGAGATTGTCAAACAGCGCCAATGGTTAACGGAGCAAGAATTTCTCGATATTCTTGGCACAACGAATCTCATTCCGGGGCCAAACTCTACGGAAATGGCTATTCACCTGAGTTACAAACGAGCTGGCTGGCTGGGATTATTATTTGGGGGGCTAAGTTTTACGGCTCCGGCGGTGGGGTTGATTTTGGTTTGTGCTTGGGCTTATCAAAATTTTGGGGGGTCGCCTCAGGGGGAATGGCTTTTGTATGGTGTGAAACCTGTGGCGATCGCCCTAATTGCGCAAGCATTATGGAAACTGGGCAAAAAAGCAATTAAAGGAAAATTTGCTGTTGGGCTGGCGGTTCTAAATGTTGTGTTATCGCTAGTTGGACTGCACGAATTACTATTGCTGGTGATGAGTGGTGGCATTGGTTTACTTAAAAAAGCGGGTAAAAATCTTTTCAAATCAGGCTCAAATCAAAACAAAAATTTGGCGATCGCCCCACTTCCTTTTCTGATGCCTATGAACTTGGCAACGGTTAGCGCAACAACCACAACAGCGAGCTTGCCTTGGGTCTTTTTGACTTTTCTGAAAGTTGGCGCGGTGATGTATGGCAGTGGCTATGTGCTATTAGCGTTTCTGCGGGCAGATTTGGTTGAGCGTTTGGGGTGGCTCACGGATCAGCAACTCCTTGATGCGATCGCCATTGGCCAGATTACGCCGGGGCCTTTGTCGTCAACGGCTACTTTTATCGGGTTTTTACTAGGTGGTTTTGGTGGTGCTGGCGTTGCCACATTGGGGATGTTTTTACCTTCGTTTTTGTTTGTGGCGGCGCTGAATCCGATTTTGCCGAAGCTAAACAAGTCCCAATGGTTTCGCGCTTTTCTCGACGGAGTGAATGTGGGAGCATTGAGCCTGATGACTGTGGTGACGGTGTTTCTCGCCGAGTCTTCCCTTGTCGATCCGCTGACAGTTGGGGTGGCGATCGCCGCGTTATTTTTATTAATTCAATACAAAGTTAATTCCCTGTGGCTGGTGCTCGGTGGTATGGCGATCGGCTTGCTACTGCCCTTCCTGCCCATTTGA
- a CDS encoding tetratricopeptide repeat protein, whose product MGASSIGEAIYNYQNALQLFIAQPNQQHLLETLYARDRLAYLLRENSPISVGYQDQLTHLDQEFKQQANLIVETLDLAPTRESCSPSPEAWWWFPEKFLQPHEQDKLDWAWRSGTLVGWTVNLALLTDITTKFISGGIGLGGAGAIILPSLLTLVKARGDLTDVGQNSLRSLFTKIGIKSQWREEATMVSTWALFFVIFGLWASLPQISKLYNYLGHQAAQSGDLPTAEANYKRAIALKEDNMQAHYNLGNLYEDLRDVEAAKAQYEIVANAEPANADNNVALAQNNLARLFILEEDYSSAASLLTEVKNNLQYVPEDVQEETGLVYSFNKNLGWARYKQELYDQADLYLTAAEEIRPDGAAAHCLQAQNFAAKDETTQAIAAWEKCRDLADPAQPDQDNWLVMAIKALDAAEAGN is encoded by the coding sequence ATGGGTGCATCCAGCATTGGTGAAGCAATTTATAACTATCAAAATGCGCTACAACTTTTCATTGCCCAGCCAAATCAACAGCACCTTTTAGAAACACTCTATGCCCGCGATCGCCTAGCGTATCTACTGAGGGAAAATTCCCCCATTTCCGTCGGCTATCAAGATCAACTCACCCACCTCGACCAAGAATTTAAACAACAAGCAAATCTTATTGTTGAAACCCTAGATTTAGCCCCGACCCGCGAAAGCTGTAGCCCATCGCCAGAAGCATGGTGGTGGTTTCCCGAAAAATTTTTGCAACCCCATGAACAAGATAAGCTCGACTGGGCATGGCGTAGCGGCACTCTTGTGGGCTGGACGGTTAATCTCGCATTGCTCACTGATATCACCACCAAATTTATTAGCGGCGGTATTGGTTTGGGGGGAGCGGGTGCAATTATTTTGCCGAGTTTACTGACCCTCGTTAAAGCCCGTGGCGACCTCACCGACGTTGGACAAAATAGTCTACGCAGTCTTTTTACTAAAATTGGGATCAAATCCCAGTGGCGTGAAGAGGCCACAATGGTTTCTACTTGGGCATTGTTCTTCGTGATTTTCGGGTTGTGGGCATCTCTCCCCCAAATCTCTAAGCTCTACAACTACCTCGGTCACCAGGCGGCTCAATCTGGCGATCTACCCACCGCTGAAGCAAACTATAAACGGGCGATCGCCCTCAAAGAAGACAACATGCAAGCCCATTACAACTTGGGCAATCTCTACGAAGATTTGCGGGATGTCGAGGCCGCCAAAGCTCAATACGAAATCGTTGCCAATGCCGAACCTGCAAATGCCGATAATAACGTTGCCCTCGCCCAGAACAATTTAGCGCGTCTGTTTATCCTTGAAGAAGACTATTCCAGCGCAGCTTCTCTGTTAACCGAAGTTAAAAATAATCTCCAATACGTTCCCGAAGATGTGCAGGAAGAAACGGGGCTTGTTTACAGCTTTAACAAAAACCTCGGTTGGGCAAGGTACAAACAGGAGCTCTATGACCAAGCAGATCTCTATCTCACCGCTGCTGAAGAAATTCGACCCGATGGCGCAGCAGCCCATTGTCTCCAAGCCCAAAATTTTGCAGCAAAAGATGAAACAACTCAGGCGATCGCCGCGTGGGAAAAATGCCGAGACCTTGCCGATCCGGCTCAACCCGACCAAGACAATTGGCTGGTGATGGCAATTAAAGCTTTGGACGCTGCAGAGGCTGGAAATTAA
- a CDS encoding GIY-YIG nuclease family protein, translated as MAKPKLTTDDDLALLSELGVDLDPKPIPERTPREQRIIAGFEEIEHFVEEQGRLPHHSGEDIFERIYATRLEAIRKSEECRTLLEPLDTHHLLDADAALESFSTTELSDEELLASLGVEVDSESDLTELKHVRSRQEIQAAEEIAKRTPCKDFKQFKPIFEEIQQDLNTGARKTVKYQDNATINQGDLFILDGQKILVAEKGELFTTDYGLMNARLRVIYDNGTENDFLLRSFQRALNKDKTSRRITSFDLGPLFSQTEESASDVPTGYIYVLRSHSEDPYIVQNRDIIHKIGVTNGDVKKRIANAKKESTYLLADVEIVQVFTLTNVHAKKLEALLHKFFEAARLQVKIQDRFGNPVQPKEWFLVPLSVIETVIEKIQLGTLDQFFYDVSTANLKMKM; from the coding sequence ATGGCTAAACCAAAACTCACCACCGATGACGATTTAGCCCTACTGTCAGAACTGGGCGTTGATCTTGATCCCAAGCCAATTCCAGAAAGAACTCCTAGGGAACAGCGCATCATTGCAGGCTTTGAGGAAATCGAACATTTTGTCGAAGAGCAGGGGAGATTGCCCCACCACAGTGGCGAAGATATCTTTGAGCGAATTTATGCCACCCGTTTAGAAGCCATCAGAAAATCAGAAGAATGCCGTACCTTACTAGAACCCCTTGATACACATCATCTCCTAGATGCTGATGCAGCACTAGAGTCGTTCAGCACTACCGAATTAAGCGACGAAGAATTGCTAGCCTCCCTTGGAGTCGAGGTTGATTCAGAGAGTGATCTTACAGAACTCAAACACGTGCGATCGCGCCAAGAAATCCAAGCCGCCGAAGAAATCGCTAAACGCACTCCCTGCAAAGACTTTAAGCAATTCAAACCTATTTTTGAAGAAATTCAACAAGACCTAAATACTGGTGCAAGAAAAACCGTTAAATATCAAGATAATGCCACCATCAACCAAGGTGATTTATTTATTCTTGATGGGCAAAAAATTCTCGTAGCAGAAAAAGGTGAACTGTTTACAACCGACTATGGCTTGATGAATGCTCGGCTGCGGGTGATTTACGACAACGGCACAGAAAATGATTTTTTATTACGTTCATTTCAGCGTGCTTTAAACAAAGATAAAACGAGTCGTCGCATCACATCGTTTGATCTAGGACCGCTTTTTTCCCAAACTGAAGAATCAGCGAGCGATGTTCCTACAGGTTATATTTATGTCCTTCGCAGTCATTCTGAAGATCCTTATATTGTCCAAAATCGAGATATCATCCACAAAATTGGGGTCACGAATGGTGATGTCAAAAAACGTATCGCTAATGCAAAAAAAGAATCAACTTATTTACTCGCAGATGTAGAAATCGTCCAAGTTTTTACTTTAACCAATGTCCATGCAAAAAAGTTGGAAGCGTTGCTCCATAAATTTTTTGAGGCAGCTCGTTTGCAAGTGAAAATACAAGATCGCTTTGGGAACCCAGTTCAACCTAAAGAATGGTTTCTTGTGCCTTTGTCTGTCATTGAAACGGTTATCGAAAAGATTCAATTAGGTACTCTAGATCAATTCTTTTATGATGTTTCGACAGCAAATCTTAAGATGAAAATGTAA